Below is a genomic region from Pararhizobium sp. A13.
ATCGCGCCAGGCTACGATCACATCACCTCGGGCATCGGTGCTGCCATGATCGGCTGGTTCGGCACGGCCATGCTCTGCTACGTCACGCCGAAGGAGCATCTTGGCCTGCCCGACCGCAACGACGTCAAAGTCGGCGTCATCACCTACAAGATCGCCGCCCACGCAGCCGACCTTGCCAAGGGGCATCCGGCAGCCCAGTTGCGCGACGACGCGCTTTCGCGGGCCCGTTTCGAGTTCCGCTGGGAAGACCAGTTCAACCTCTCGCTCGATCCGGAAACGGCGCGCTCCTTCCACGACGAGACCCTGCCGAAGGAAGCGCACAAGGTCGCGCATTTCTGCTCGATGTGCGGCCCGAAATTCTGCTCCATGAGGATATCGCACGACATCCGAGCCGAGGCGCAGAAGGAGGGGCTGGAAGCGATGGCCGCGAAGTTCCAGGCAGGCGGCGACCTCTATATGCCGCTTGGTACCGATGGGAGCATTCCGCCCGCGGGAGAATAGCCATGCGCGTGCTGATCAGGGGGGCCGGCGTTGCCGGCCTCACGCTCGCCCACGAGTTGCGGGCAAGAGCGATCCATGTCGAGATCGCAGAGACGGCGGCGCGCGCCGGCGGCGGGGCCTCATGGTTCGCCGGCGGCATGCTGGCGCCGTGGTGCGAAAGGGAAAGTGCGCCTGACACCGTCCTGACGCTCGGGCGCACTGCAGCCGACTGGTGGGACGCCACGCTGCCTGGCCATGTCATTCGCAAAGGCACGCTGGTTGTCGCGCCGCCGCGCGACACCGGCGAGCTTTCCCGCTTCGCGGCCCGCACCTGCGCGTTCGACTGGCTGGATGCGGATGAAATAACGGCGCTTGAACCGGACCTTGCCGGGCGGTTCCGCAAGGCACTGTTTTTCCGGGATGAAGCGCATCTCGATCCGCGACGGGCAATCGCTGCTCTCCACGACAGGCTGCAGGCGATCGGCGTGCGGTTCCATTTCGGAGCGGCGCCGGATTTTCCGGATGCCGGGTTCGACCGTGTCGTCGATTGCACCGGGTCATGCGCCATCGGCCAAGCGGCGAAACTGCGCGGCGTGCGGGGAGAGATGTTGATGCTGGAAACGCCGGAGGTGAGGCTGTCGCGTCCGGTCCGGTTGTTGCATCCACGGATTCCGCTTTACATCGTGCCGCGTGGCGACAGGCGTTTCATGGTCGGGGCAACGATGATCGAGAGTGACGATCCCGGGCCGATCAGCGCCCGGTCGCTGATGGAACTCCTGAATGCGGCCTACGCGCTTCACCCGGCCTTCAGCGAGGCTCGGGTGATCGAAACCGGGGCCGGCGTGCGTCCCGCCTATCCGGACAATCTGCCACGTTTTGAGATTGATGGCAGTACCATCCGCGTCAACGGCTTTTACCGCCACGGATTTCTGCTGGCGCCTTCCATCGCAAGGGAGGTTGCAGCCCACCTCAGCGGCGACTGGCGCGGAGACATCGGGCAGATGCCCGTCGGCGCCGCGTCGGCGCTTCATGTGCCCGAACGCGTGAACGCCATTCCACTTCAGACTGGAGCAAACCGATGAAACTGACCATCAACGGCGAAGACCATCAAACAGACATTTCCGTTCTTTCAGAGCTCCTGGTCTCGCTCGACTACGAAGGCGATTGGCTGGCGACAGCGGTCAACGGCGAACTGGTGCATCGCGAGGACCGCCCGGGCTTCGTCCTTTCCGACCGAGACCGCATCGAAATCCTCTCGCCGATGCAGGGAGGCTGATCATGCCTGAACTCTATGGTACCTCGGTTGCCTCCCGCTTGCTGCTCGGAACCGCGCGTTACCCATCGCCCGCCATCCTCGCCGACGCTGTCCGCGCATCGAAGACCGATATCGTCACCGTCTCTTTGCGCCGCGAAACGGCCGGCAGCCGCACGGGTGGCGCCTTCTTCGAGTTGATCCGCACGCTCGGCGTAAAGGTCTTGCCCAACACCGCCGGCTGCCACACCGTCTCCGAGGCTGTCCTCACGGCGAAAATGGCGCGTGACGTCTTCGCCACCGACTGGATCAAGCTCGAGGTGATCGGCAATCATGACACGCTGCAGCCTGATGTGTTCGCGCTGGTCGAAGCCGCGCGCATCCTGAACGGCGAAGGGTTCAAGGTCTTTCCTTATACGACCGACGATCTGGTCGTGGCGGAGCGGTTGCTGGAAGCAGGGTGCGGGGTACTGATGCCCTGGTGTGCGCCGATCGGTTCGGCCATGGGGCCTTTAAGCCCGCCAGCGCTGCGCAGCATGCGCGCGCATTTTCCAGACACCCCGCTGATCGTCGATGCCGGCATTGGCCGTCCTTCCCATGCTGCCACTGTCATGGAATTCGGCTTTGACGCCGTGCTGCTCAACACCGCCGTCGCCGGCGCCACTGATCCTGCGGCGATGGCGGCGGCTTTCGCCGGAGCGATTGACGCAGGCCGTATTGCGTTCCAGGCGGGCATGCTGGAACCGCGCGACATGGCGGTGCCCTCAACGCCGATCATCGGCAAGGCGGTGTTTTCATGAAGCTCGATCCCTTTTATCTAATCGTCGACAGCGCCGACTGGATCGACCGCCTGGTGCCGCTCGGCGTGAAACTGGTGCAACTGCGCATGAAGGATTGCGCGGAGACGGACCTGCGAGAAGACATCCGCCGCGCGAAAGCGATCTGCGCGGCGCATGGCTGCCAGCTCATCGTCAACGACTACTGGCAACTGGCGATCGACGAAGGTTGCGAATTCGTCCATCTCGGCCAGGAGGATCTTGCCGTGGCCGATCTCGCCGCGATCCGCGCCGGTGGCCTCAAACTCGGGCTCTCGACCCATGACGAGACGGAGCTGGAAACCGCGCTCGCAGCAGCGCCGGACTATGTGGCGCTCGGTCCGGTCTGGCCGACGACCCTGAAGAAGATGAAATGGGCACCGCAGGGTATCGACAGGCTGCGCAACTGGAAGGCACGAATCGGCGAGCTGCCGCTCGTCGCCATCGGCGGGATCAACACCGAGCGTATCGACAGTGTCTTTGCCCATGGCGCCGACAGTGCCGCCGTCGTCACCGACATCACTCTCAATGCGGATCCGGAAGCGCGGACGCGAGAATGGATCGAGCGGACGGCGCAATTTCGATGAAGAGCGAGCGATGAAGAAGAGGCCGCATGTGCTTGTCGTCGCTGGCTCGGATTCCTCGGGCGGCGCCGGCATCGTCCGTGACATCGAGACGCTGGCCGCGTTTGGTGTGAAGGCCTCGGCGGCCGTGACCGCGGTCACGGTCCAGACCCATCGCGGCGTTCAGCATGTCGATGACATTCCGGCAGAGCGTGTCGCCCAGCAGATGCGTGCGGCGCTTACAGCCAACCAAGTCGATGCGATCAAGATCGGTATGCTGGCATCAGCCGCGACGATCACGGCCGTCGCTTCGGTTCTCACGGACCATCCGGATATTCCCGTGGTGCTCGATCCGGTTCTTGCATCCACATCGGGCAGCGTATTGCTCGCCCCGAACGCGAAAGCCTCGTTGCATCGGCTGTTTCGCCAATGCGCGCTCATTACGCCAAACCTGCCGGAGCTTTCGCATCTCACGGCTCCTGCTGGAGGCGCACCGACAGAGGATGCAATCGCTCAGGCACGACGTCTGGTCGCCGCAGGCGTGCAGGCGGTCCTCGTCAAGGGTGGTCATGGCGACGGGCTTCAATCCGTCGATGTGCTCGTTCAGGCGGGCCACGCCGTTCAGTGCTTCGGGGCCCCTCGCCTTGCCGCCTCGATGCGCGGGACCGGCTGCATGCTGGCGAGCGCGATTGCGGCGCGGCTGGCCTCGGGCGACGATCTGGTCACTGCGGTCAGCGACGCCAAGGCCTTTGTTCATGACAGGCTGGCCGAGCGGAACCGTTGATTTCGGGGTAATGCCCACCAGAGCGCGTGCGCCTGGCGCAAACGGCATTTCCGCTCGTTGACGACCTATCCCGCTTTATCAATCTCGCCTACATTGAGCCGCCGGGTTGCAGGCACCGCGTGTTCCGAGTTCGGCGCTGCGGCAAATGGAGTTGGAGGTTGAGCATGGAAGACAGTCACGACACGAGCCAACTCGAGATGGTCGTGCTGATGACGCCCGACATGGCGAATTTCAGCGGCAAGGTCCATGGCGGGGCGCTCCTCAATCTCCTGGACCGGGTCGCCTATTCCTGTGCCTCACGATATTCGCAGGAATATGCGGTGACGTTGTCGGTCGATCAGGTCGTCTTCCGTCAGCCGATCCATGTTGGTGAACTCGTCACCTTTCGCGCTTCGATCAACTATGCCGGACGGACCTCCATGGAAGTCGGCATAAGGGTCGAAGCGGAGAATATCCGGACCGGCGAGCGGCGGCACACCAATTCCTGCTACTTCACGATGGTCGCCGTCGATGCGGAGGGACGCCCGACCAATGTGCCTCCTTATACGCCGGTTAGTGAAATACGAGAACGCCGCCTGCGCGCGGCAGAGACGCGGCGCAGCCTGCGGCGCGAATTCGAAGAACGGTTTCGCGCCGCAGGCTCCACGCATGACGAGTAGCCGCGTTATCCGGCTTAGTTCACGGCCGTCAGGGTTACAGAGGTGCCGCCGGCAGCGAGGTTAAGGCCAAGCTGACCCGTGAGGCTGACGGTCTGGAGGTGTATCGAACCCGACGTGCCGCCGACCAGTATGTTGGCGCCGACACCGGCACCGACCGTCGCTTCGGCGCTCGCACCCTGATAGAGACCGCTCAGCGAGCCCTGATGATACCCTGCTGTCGGCGCAAAGACTGCCCAGATCAGCTTGCTGCGGGTCGTGAAACCGAGATCGACCCCCATCTTCCTGACCGCACCCGTGTAGTGGTCAGTGCGCTCCTCACCGATGCTCGAGTGGAAGACGCAGTCTATGTCCTTCGCAGATCCGAGAACGTAACCGGCACCGCCGCCGACATCGCACTGGAGATAGCCGATCTTGACGCCGCCACGGACATCCGATTCCTGATACGTTGGGACTGGATCGCTGGCCCTCAGATCGGCCGCTCTGGCGGCGGTTGCGCCGGTTATGCCCATTGACGCGGCGAAAAGCATGATCGCGGCAGATTTTTTCATCGTTTTTTCCTTCTAAACCCCAACCGGTGCGGGAGCCGAGCAACTCTCGGTCCATGGCATAACGCATCGTGTCGGGAGAGTGTTCCCATACGCGCTCTTGACGCAGCTGGCGTCGAAGTGTGGACGGACTACACGTTAACAGACCATTCACATTTCAACTGCCAATAGGACTTTTCGAAGGCACGATACCGCAGAGCGACCGGAGGCCGGCCGCGCTGCGGGCGCATCAATCAGGCGGCCCGTTTCAGGGCATCGCCAAGCACGGAGACGATCTCGCCGATCTGCTCCTTCTCGATGATCAGGGGCGGCGAGAAGGCGATGATGTCGCCGGTAACCCTGATCAGCAGGCCCTTCTGGAAGCAATCGACGAAGACATCGTAGGCGCGCGCGCCGACCGCCCCATCCCGGGATGCAAGCTCGATGCCGGCAATCAGGCCAATCGTGCGGATGTCGACGATGTGCGGCAAGCCCTTCAGCGAGTGCATGGCCTCATGCCACGCCGTTTCGAGTTCGGCAGCGCGCGTGAGAAGCCCCTCGTCGCGGTAGATGTCCAGCGTGGCAAGGCCCGCGGCGCACGCTGCCGGGTGACCGGAATAGGTGTAGCCATGGAAAAGCTCGATCTGACCTTCGGGCCCATGCATCAACGCGTCATGTACGGCGCGGCTGGTGAACACGGCCCCCATCGGGATCGCGCCGTTGGTCAAGCCCTTCGCGGTTGTCACGATATCCGGGCGGACACCGAAATAGTCCGTCGCGAAGGCGGCGCCAAGGCGGCCGAAGCCCGTGATGACCTCGTCGAAGATCAGGAGAATGCCGTGGCGGTCGCAGATTGCCCGCAGCCGGTCGAGATAGCCTTTCGGCGGCACGAGCACGCCAGTCGAGCCTGCCACGGGCTCGACGATGCAGGCCGCGATCGTTTCCGCGCCGTGAAGCGCAACCAGGCGCTCGAGATCATCGGCAAGCTCCGCTCCGTGCTCCGGCTGGCCCTTCACATAGGCGTTGCGGGCAAGATCATGGGTGTGGCGCAGATGGTCGGAACCGGCGAGCTGCGGGAAAACGCGGCGATTGTTGACCAGCCCGCCGACCGAAATGCCGCCGAAGCCGACACCGTGATAACCGCGCTCGCGCCCGATCAGACGGGTGCGGGTGCCTTGGCCGATGGCACGCTGGTAGGCGATGGCGATCTTCAACGCCGTATCGACCGATTCCGAGCCGGAGCCCGTGAAGAAAACCCGGTCAAGCCGGTTGCCCGGCCCGCCCGGCGCGATTTCCGCCAGCCGCTCGGCAAAATCGAAAGCAATCGGATGGCCCATCTGGAAGGACGGCGCATAGTCGAGCGTGGTCAATTGACGCTCCACCGCCGCTGCGATCTGGCGGCGTCCGTGGCCGGCGTTGACGCACCATAGCCCGGCGGTGCCATCGAGGATCTTGCGTCCACCGACCGCCGTATAGTGCATCCCCGATGCCGATTCCAAGAGGCGCGGCGCCGCCTTGAATTGCCGGTTGGCGGTGAAAGGCATCCAGTAACTGTCAAGTACCGGGGCGTTTGGCTTGGTGTGCGCGTCCATCGAAATCTCCCTTGCGATGGGCTATTGCCGCCATGATTTAGCCGATCGAACAAGTCCTTTTCTTCATTCGTTCAACCCATTGAATTTATTTGTTCGCCATGTCTATGTTTGCGATATTTCGAACAACAGAAACGGATGCACATGTCAGTCGATATCGGCGGCCGCCTCAGGCACCTGCGGATGATGCGCAATCTTTCCCAGCGCGAGCTGGCAAAACGGGCTGGCGTGACCAACTCGACGATCTCGCTGATCGAATCGAATTCGTCCAATCCGTCGGTTGGCGCGCTGAAGCGGATTCTCGACGGCATTCCGATCGGCCTGGCCGAGTTCTTCGCCTTCGAACCGGAGCGTCCCCGCGAGGCATTCTACCGCTCCGATGAACTGACCGAGATCGGCAAGGGACCGATCTCCTATCGGCAGATCGGCGATAATCTGTTCGGGCGCAGCCTGCAGATTCTCAAGGAGTGTTATCAGCCGGGGTCTGACACCGGAAAGGTTCCGCTCGTTCATGAGGGCGAGGAAGGCGGGATCGTTCTGTCGGGGCGCCTGGAGGTGACTGTGGATGACGAGCGGCGCATTCTCGGACCCGGAGACGCTTATTATTTCGAGAGCCGGCGGCCGCACCGGTTCCGCTGCGTGGGACCGGTCGCATGCGAAGTGATCAGCGCCTGCACGCCGCCGACGTTCTGACACGTCTGCTTTGTGCGACGACGCGTCTAAGGTCCGTTGACCAATGTCAGAATAAGCTGGTGGATATTGCCGCCATTGCTGAGTTCGACGCGGTCGAAGTCCCGGCTTTGCTGCCTTTGAGCCTGTGAGAGCGCGCCAAGGCGCTTGGTCATTTCGGTCTTGATCTTGCGGCAATTGGGGTCGCCGGGAGACGACAGACCGACTGTGGCAGTTTCGATCTTCTTCACCATGTCCTTGATTTGATCGCCGTGAACCAGTTCGTGCTTGTGCACACCGGTGATGAAGGTCTCCCAGCCCTGCCTGGTGGAGGCGGGCAGATGCTCAGCCGGTTTGGGCAAGGTGTAGGTGATGATGAGCTTCGGCTGCGCGGAAACGAGCACGCAAGCATCGCCTTGCGCTTCATATTTCCTGGTCCAGGTCAGCTTGAAATTGGTGTGCGCGATGGCGCGGACCAAGCCGCCAACCTTGGGGCCCCGTTCCCCGATGGAGGCATAGAGCTCCGCGCCGGTTTTCCCGGCGACGGTGTAGGGCTGCACTTTTTCGACGGCCTGCCATTCCGCAAACGCATCCACCGGCAGAAACGCCGTGCAACCCGCCAGCAAACAAACTCGGACATCCAGCTTCACGCGAACCCCTCATAAGACCGTCGTTTCCTCGGCATCATGACTAAAGGAGACGAACACCACGTTCAATCGGGCATATACCGATCCTCGTCTGGCGTTCGGTGCCGGCGCTATCGGGTTTCGACCGTCAGGTGGGCCAGCTCATGCAGTGATGCAAGGCGCAAACGCACGGTCTCGCTATCGACTGGACCCATCACGCTGACAATAGCGGCATGCGCCCCCGGCCCCACTCGCCAGATATGCAGGTCGGTGATACGGGCGTCGCCCCTGCCCTCAACATGCCCGCGCACTTTGGCTTCGAGATGCGCGTCGGTCGTATCGAGCAGAACCGCCGCCGTTTGCCGGATCAGCGACCATGACCAGGTGGCTATCACAATGGCACCGGCGATGCCCACTGCCGGATCCGGCCAGACCCAGCCGAGATAGCGGCCGCTGAGCAGCGCGGCGATCGCCAGCACCGAGGTCAGGGCGTCGGCGATGACATGCACGAACGCCGCCCGCATGTTGTTGTCATGATGGTGTGCGCCATGGCTGTGGTTGTGGTTGTGGTCGTGGCGATGATCGTGACCGGCATTTTGATGGCCGTGCGTGTGTCCGCCGCTTAGCAGCAGCGCGCTGACAATGTTGACCAGCAAGCCGACAACAGCCACCATCGTCGCTTCAAAAAAAGCAACCGGACGCGGATCCAACAGCCGCCCGACGGACTCGACGGCGATACCGAGCGCGATGACACCCAGGATCAGCGCAGAGGCGAAGCCGGCAAGGTCACCCACCTTGCCGGTGCCAAAGCTGAACCGCCGGTCGCGCGCATGTCGTTTGGCAAAGGCATAGGCCCAAGCCGCGATCGCAAGGGCGCCAGCATGCGTTGCCATATGAAAGCCGTCCGCCAGAAGCGCCATTGAATTGAAGATCGAGCCGGCGACGATCTCGCCGACCATCATTGTTGCCGTCAGCGCCACGACCCAAAGGGTCCGCCTGGCATTCGCGTCATGGGAATCGCCAAGGTAGCTGTGTTCGTGTGTGTAAAGGTTGATGTTGCCGTGTCCGGCCATAGCCCTACCTCCTACTTGGCGTAGCGGCGGATCACCGCGATCAGTTCGTCCGTACCTTTCGCGCGGGCTGCGTCGTCGAGGCCGGGATGCGCGACATGCTCCCGCAAATGGTCCTCGATGATCTCGTCCATCAGCCCATTGATCGCCCCGCGCGCGGCAGCGACTTGTTGCAGGACGACCGCACATCCGGTCTCGGCTTCAAGCGCCCGCTCGATTGCCGCCACCTGACCGGCGATGCGCCGGACCCTGGCGACGAGTTGATCTTTGTTGGTCTTTGTATGGCTCATACTATACTCGTATACAGTATAGGCGTGGCGGGAACAAGCCGCGCTCGTCTGACGAGCAGCCAGATTCAGTGAGCCGGTCATTGCAGTAGATATGTTACGACCGTTACGGTAAACTGCCTCCATGGTTACACTCACCTGGCTTCTCCTCACCTACAAGGTGCCGCCCGAACCGGCCGCCAAGCGCATCGCTTTGTGGCGCCGGCTGAAGGGCCTTGGCGCCGTCTACCTGCAGAACGGTGTCTGCCTGCTGCCGAAGAGCGAGGATCACGTTCGGCGGCTCAAGATGCTGGAAAACGACATTGGCGAAATGGGCGGAGACGCCGTTATCCTGGAGACGGTCGCGCTCGATCGCGTGCAAGAGGAAAAGGTCGTCGCGCGTTTCAAGGCCGATCGCGACGAGCAGTATCGCGAGTTCCTTGGGCGCTGCATGGATTTCGAGGCGGAAATTGCCAAGGAGATCGCCATCAACAAGTTCACTTATGCCGAACTCGAAGAGGAAGACATCGACCTGCGGAAACTCCAGGGGTGGCTGGAGAAGATCCGCAAGCTCGATTTCTACGGAGCCGCCCTGGCTGAAGATGCAGCGGCTCGGTTGCGGGGCTGCGAAGAACTGCTCGATGCCTACGCCCGCCGGGTCTTCGACGCTCACGACGAAAACAGATGAAGGAAGACCGGAGGCAATCGAGTGACGATCAATATCTCGGAACCACAGGACGGCCGGAGGTCCATTCCGGTGGGGATTTGGGCGCTCGGTTTCGTATCGATGCTGATGGATATCTCTTCGGAGATGATCCATGCCTTGCTGCCGGTCTATATGGTGGCGGTGCTTGGAACGTCGGCGCTCGCTGTGGGTATCATTGAGGGGATCGCGGAGGCAACCGCTTCGGTCACCAAAGTGTTTTCCGGGGCGCTCAGCGACTGGCTCGGCAAGCGCAAGGTCCTCGCTGTTATCGGCTACGGTCTCGCCGCCCTCACCAAGCCGATCTTTCCGCTCGCCCCGACAGTGGGATGGCTCGTTGCCGCGCGTTTCATCGATCGGGTCGGCAAGGGCATTCGCGGCGCCCCGCGCGATGCGCTCGTCGCCGACATCGCTCCACCGCATCTGCGCGGTGCGAGTTTCGGCCTGCGCCAATCGCTCGATACGATCGGCGCCTTTCTCGGGCCACTTCTCGCCATCGGCCTGATGTGGCTGACGGCAGATCATTTCCAGACAGTGTTCTGGGTCGCCGTCATCCCGGCGTTTCTGGCGGTTGCACTGCTCGTTTTGGCGGTCAAGGAGCCGAAGCCGACGGAGGGATTGCGCAGGGTCCGCATGCCCTTGCACCGCGACGAACTCGGCCGCCTCGGCGCGCGCTACTGGTGGGTCGTCGTTGTCGCAACCGTATTTACCTTGGCGCGCTTCAGCGAGGCCTTTCTTGTGCTGCGTGCTCAGTCGGACGGCCTGCCGTTCATGCTCATTCCAGCCATCCTCGTGGTGATGAATATCGCCTATGCGCTGTCGGCCTATCCGGCAGGAATATTGTCCGACCGCGTGAACCGGGTCGCGATGCTGGCGATCGGAATACTCCTGCTCATTGCGGCGGACGTGCTGCTTGCGCTTGTTCCCGGCATCGTCGGCCTGACCGCCGGTGTCGTGTTCTGGGGCCTTCACATGGGGTTCACGCAGGGCCTGTTCGCGACCCTGGTTGCCGACACCGCGCCGCCGGAACTGCGCGGGACGGGCTTCGGCATGTTCAACCTCGTCACGGGTGCCGCGTTGCTGCTCGCAAGTGTCATCGCCGGCATCCTGTGGGACATGGTGGGGCCACAGGGCACATTCCTGGTTGGCGCCGCTTTCTCACTTCTCGCGCTCATCGGGTTGACGCTTCTGCGCGATCGGTTGCACAGCGCTTCGGGTTAGTCCTTTGCCCCGCTGCTTCATCCGTGCGCCAAACTGGCTGTCGGCTCAGGTCTTCAAATAGCTTATGACGGCGTCGGCGATCAGCGCCTTGTGCCGCTGCGCCGTTTCGGGCACGGACAGATCACGGCGAAAGATCGTCCCGAACGTGTAGCGGTTCGACACCCGGAAGAAACAAAAGGCGCTGATGAGCATGTGAATGTCGATCGGGTCAGCATTGCGGTGGAATACGCCCTGGGCGACACCGCGATCAAGAATCCCGGCGATCGTTTCAATGACGGAGACGTTGAGATCGCGGATTGCCTCGGAGCGCAGCATATGCGCGGCATGGTGGATGTTTTCAATGCTGACCAGGCGGACGAAATCCGGGTTTGCCTCGTCATGGTCGAACGTGGTGGATACCAGCGTTCTTAGCGCCTCCTCCGGCTCCAGGCTGGATAGTTTCAGGTCCTCTTCGAGCGTGCGGATCTTTCGGTAGGAGCGCTCGAGGACGGCGAGATAGAGCGCCTCCTTGCTGTCGAAGTAATAGTAGATCATCCGTTTGGATGTGCGGGTTTTCTCGGCAATGGCGTCCACGCGCGCGCCGGCGAGGCCATGGGTGGCGAACTCCTCCGTGGCAACGATGAGGATATCCTCCTTCGTTCGCTGTGGATCGTTTTTGCGTCCGTTTTCTGATCGCGCCGCCATTCCTTGCCACTTCTCCCCCGCTACATTCCTGATTTTCAACGCGAAAGGCAAAGGGCCAGCGCGCCGCACAACGGCTCCGCTCCGCGTACTGACGAGTCTTATTGAGCTTGTGCACGTCTTTCAAGTTATAGCACTTGACATCCGAACTAGTTAGTACATTTTAAAGACATGCTACGAAAGCTTGGAGGAGTGGCCGTAGCGTCCGCCGTCTCGGTCGGCTGTCCTGACCGATCACGGTCATGACGCCGCAAGACGCGGTGAACCGCTTGGGAGGAGCAAATGGTCCGGGTAATCGAATTCTGTTTTCTGGTGCTGAAAGCCGCGATCGCGCTGCTGCTTGCGGGCATGGTCGTGCTCGTTTTCGGCAATGTCGTCCTGCGTTACGCCTTGAACACTGGCATCACCTATTCTGAAGAGCTGTCGCGTATCTTCTTCGTCTGGCTGACCTTCCTTGGCGCCGTCGTTGCCATGCGCGAGCATGCGCATCTCGGGGTCGATTCCCTGCTGAGGCGGCTGCCGCCGCGCGGTGCGCAAGCCGCTGTCCTCGCGGGCCACGCCCTCATGTTGTGGGCGACATGGCTGATGATCAGCGGAAGCTGGGCGCAGGCGGTGATCAATTTGCACGTCGCAGCACCCGCCACCGGCATCTCCATGGGTGTCTTCTACGGTGCCGGGCTCGCCTTCGGCATTCCCGCGTTCCTGATCATCCTGTGGGACGCCTTTGCCGTCGCCACCGGCCGCATCGATATCGCAACCGCGGAATTCGTGCGCGACA
It encodes:
- a CDS encoding TetR/AcrR family transcriptional regulator, whose protein sequence is MAARSENGRKNDPQRTKEDILIVATEEFATHGLAGARVDAIAEKTRTSKRMIYYYFDSKEALYLAVLERSYRKIRTLEEDLKLSSLEPEEALRTLVSTTFDHDEANPDFVRLVSIENIHHAAHMLRSEAIRDLNVSVIETIAGILDRGVAQGVFHRNADPIDIHMLISAFCFFRVSNRYTFGTIFRRDLSVPETAQRHKALIADAVISYLKT
- a CDS encoding metal/formaldehyde-sensitive transcriptional repressor, producing the protein MSHTKTNKDQLVARVRRIAGQVAAIERALEAETGCAVVLQQVAAARGAINGLMDEIIEDHLREHVAHPGLDDAARAKGTDELIAVIRRYAK
- a CDS encoding Chromate resistance protein ChrB, with amino-acid sequence MVTLTWLLLTYKVPPEPAAKRIALWRRLKGLGAVYLQNGVCLLPKSEDHVRRLKMLENDIGEMGGDAVILETVALDRVQEEKVVARFKADRDEQYREFLGRCMDFEAEIAKEIAINKFTYAELEEEDIDLRKLQGWLEKIRKLDFYGAALAEDAAARLRGCEELLDAYARRVFDAHDENR
- a CDS encoding TRAP transporter small permease; this encodes MVRVIEFCFLVLKAAIALLLAGMVVLVFGNVVLRYALNTGITYSEELSRIFFVWLTFLGAVVAMREHAHLGVDSLLRRLPPRGAQAAVLAGHALMLWATWLMISGSWAQAVINLHVAAPATGISMGVFYGAGLAFGIPAFLIILWDAFAVATGRIDIATAEFVRDSEDQIALDDHPAAPLAQPTVKL
- a CDS encoding MFS transporter gives rise to the protein MTINISEPQDGRRSIPVGIWALGFVSMLMDISSEMIHALLPVYMVAVLGTSALAVGIIEGIAEATASVTKVFSGALSDWLGKRKVLAVIGYGLAALTKPIFPLAPTVGWLVAARFIDRVGKGIRGAPRDALVADIAPPHLRGASFGLRQSLDTIGAFLGPLLAIGLMWLTADHFQTVFWVAVIPAFLAVALLVLAVKEPKPTEGLRRVRMPLHRDELGRLGARYWWVVVVATVFTLARFSEAFLVLRAQSDGLPFMLIPAILVVMNIAYALSAYPAGILSDRVNRVAMLAIGILLLIAADVLLALVPGIVGLTAGVVFWGLHMGFTQGLFATLVADTAPPELRGTGFGMFNLVTGAALLLASVIAGILWDMVGPQGTFLVGAAFSLLALIGLTLLRDRLHSASG